Within the Staphylococcus warneri genome, the region GAAGTAACATTCTCAAGTATCTTAGAATCATTCAATGAAACAAAAGATTCATTATTTGACAGCTTATTTGGTGGGGGTAGTACGTTTTAATGAAATATTGTAGTAATTGCGGTAATCCTTTACGCCCAGACGTAAAGATATGTACAAATTGTGGTGCACCAGTTAATGGATCATCAAGTACATCACAATCAACTCAAAGTCAAGGAAATGCACAACGACAACAAGGTTATAATAATGCGAATACACATCAACAGTATGAACCACAACCTAAGAAAAGTAAGAAAAAGGTTATCTTAATTATTTTGATTATTGCAGTGGTATTGGCTATGTTAATTGCCATTTTTGCAATCTTGAAACATCAATTTTCACCTGAAAGTCAAGCGGACAATATCGCACATGCAGTGAAAAAAGATGATGCTAAAGGTCTAGCAAAACAAGTAACGTCAGATAATCATAAATTGAGTGAAGAAGAAGCAAGAGCATATTTAAATTACATTAAAGCTGAAGACGATTTAACTAACGTTGCCAATCAAATTAAAAATAATACTAAAGAAATCAAGCAAGGTAAGTATAAAAGTTTATCAGTCAATGCGAATGATAATAATGTCTTGAATATTGAGAAGAATGGTAAAAAATATTTATTCTTCGATAAGTATAACTTTAATATTCCGCAACAAACGGTATCCATTTATCCTAATGATAGTGGTGACATTACTTATACTTTTAATGGAGAGAAACACCATATTTCTGTTGAGAAAGAAGAAGAAAAAACGTTAGGCGCGTTCCCAATAGGCGACTATAATCTAAAAGCATCTAAGAAGATGGATGGCAAAACGTTTAATGGTGCGCTTGACATTAGTATGAGTGAAGATAAAGCTACTGCCAAGGAATCATTTAAACAAAAGCGTTTCACTGTGACAACTGAAGGCGGCTCAATGTTAGATGATATTAAAATCTATGTGAACGATAAAAATTCAGGAGATGAATCAAAAACGTATGGTCCATATGATCCTGATGAAGAGGTAATTGTTTATGCACAAGGTACATTAGATGGTCAGTCATTTAAATCAAGTTCAGTGAATGTCTCAAGTGCAAGTAATGAAGATGATGGCGTATCTGAAGTTACATTGAAATTTGATGAAGACGCGATTGATGACGCATATGATAAAAAAATGGATGAAGACGATGACAGTGACAGTAGCGACTCAGGTGAAGTGACAAGAAGTAATGTTATCGACAAAGTAGAATCATATGAAGGTCATAAATTAGATACAGATACGTATACGTATAAAGAACCTGAAAAAACGGATGACGGCAAATGGGGCTTCTCATTTGAAGATAAAGATGGAGACTTAGCCGGGTCATATACAGTTGACACAGATGATGGCTATGTAACAGAATATGATGAAGACGGCGAAAAAGTCGGTTCAGGTTACTAAGATTACCATGCTTTAAAGTTATCATTTTAATATTCTAGTTAAACAAAAGAAAGGGCCACTCTGATGAGTGGTCCTTTCTTAAATATATATAACATTATTTTGTAACTGGAACGATAAGTTGAGAATCATATTGTCCACCTGTATGAATATGATGAAGACCTTTGTTAACGCGTTCTTCATGTTCATAGCGTGTTTTCATACCAGGCGTACTATTACCTTTAACTACTTCACTACCTTTGACAACAACGACTAATGTTTCACCTTGTTTGAAACGTGTGCCAGATGGTAATAATTCGATTTCAACAGGAACAATGTCTCCTTTATTAAGTTTGAGCTCTTGTTCATGTTTATGCCAAGGTTGAGCGATAGTTGATTTGTCTTGGTCTAACTCACGATGAGATGCACGTAACCAACCTGTAGCTACTTGACCTTGTTCAATATGGTTGAAGTCTGGGAAGTGCACTTCGTTACCACGACGATCTAGTTTCTTAATACCTGCGAATAAGTCCATATCGTCTGCATCATCTGTACTTACCCAAAGTTTTAAGTTCATATTTCCTACTAATTCTGTGTCATGATCGAATGTATAGCTAAAGCGCACATCATCTTGTTCATTTTCAGAATCGTATTGAGTTGAACTTTCTTCATTGACAGCATTTTGATTTAAAGTTAAGTCTTTAGCATTTAGATATAAAGGTGTGTAGTTTGTATTTGGTAATGGGAATGCTGTTGCTGTTTTGAATTCACCTTTATAGAATTGATCCCTTACTTCATAAGTAACAGTTGGTGTTTCTTTCCAATCATTATCTTCTTCTTTAAGGTAATAATCGAAGAAGGCTTTTTGGCGTTCAAGGTTTTCTCGAGCATAATAGCTTTCCCATTCTTTACGACCATGGATATATAACCATTTGTCTTCTGAACTTGCTTGTTTAAAGCCTTCAAAAGAACCACGATTGTGTAAACCTTGTGTTGACCAACTTGCGCAAGCTAGTAATGGTGTTTTAATTTGATGCAACGGTGCTTGACGTTGTTTCCAATAATCATCGAATAATGGATGGTCTTTTTGAGCTTGAACTAAATCTTCAATATTTGGATTATCAGTCCATCTTGCAAAAATACCTTGAACCCAGAAACGGAAGAAACCTGTATCAGGAATACCGCCATGGAAGGCTACTTCACGATACATATCATTGAGTCCTTCCCAAGGAATCATAGCTTTTAAATGAGGAGGATTTAATGAAGCAACCCACCACTGAGTAACAGCTAGATAAGATACACCATTGGTACCCACATTACCATTACTCCATTCTTGTTTTGCAGCCCATTCGATGACTTCATAGTAGTCTTCAGCTTCACGTTTTGACCAAGGTGATAGAACACCATTTGATTTAGAAC harbors:
- a CDS encoding CocE/NonD family hydrolase — its product is MTRNLLGNPQLTVTDVNDVKEGLNHIVVDSVQFGNQEMIMEKDVAVEMKDGEKLYVNIFRPNKEGQFPVVMSADTYGKDNKPKITNMGAQWPTLGPIPTSSFTPEESPDPGFWVPQDYVVVKLALRGSSKSNGVLSPWSKREAEDYYEVIEWAAKQEWSNGNVGTNGVSYLAVTQWWVASLNPPHLKAMIPWEGLNDMYREVAFHGGIPDTGFFRFWVQGIFARWTDNPNIEDLVQAQKDHPLFDDYWKQRQAPLHQIKTPLLACASWSTQGLHNRGSFEGFKQASSEDKWLYIHGRKEWESYYARENLERQKAFFDYYLKEEDNDWKETPTVTYEVRDQFYKGEFKTATAFPLPNTNYTPLYLNAKDLTLNQNAVNEESSTQYDSENEQDDVRFSYTFDHDTELVGNMNLKLWVSTDDADDMDLFAGIKKLDRRGNEVHFPDFNHIEQGQVATGWLRASHRELDQDKSTIAQPWHKHEQELKLNKGDIVPVEIELLPSGTRFKQGETLVVVVKGSEVVKGNSTPGMKTRYEHEERVNKGLHHIHTGGQYDSQLIVPVTK
- a CDS encoding zinc ribbon domain-containing protein codes for the protein MKYCSNCGNPLRPDVKICTNCGAPVNGSSSTSQSTQSQGNAQRQQGYNNANTHQQYEPQPKKSKKKVILIILIIAVVLAMLIAIFAILKHQFSPESQADNIAHAVKKDDAKGLAKQVTSDNHKLSEEEARAYLNYIKAEDDLTNVANQIKNNTKEIKQGKYKSLSVNANDNNVLNIEKNGKKYLFFDKYNFNIPQQTVSIYPNDSGDITYTFNGEKHHISVEKEEEKTLGAFPIGDYNLKASKKMDGKTFNGALDISMSEDKATAKESFKQKRFTVTTEGGSMLDDIKIYVNDKNSGDESKTYGPYDPDEEVIVYAQGTLDGQSFKSSSVNVSSASNEDDGVSEVTLKFDEDAIDDAYDKKMDEDDDSDSSDSGEVTRSNVIDKVESYEGHKLDTDTYTYKEPEKTDDGKWGFSFEDKDGDLAGSYTVDTDDGYVTEYDEDGEKVGSGY